In one Magallana gigas chromosome 7, xbMagGiga1.1, whole genome shotgun sequence genomic region, the following are encoded:
- the LOC136270178 gene encoding uncharacterized protein has product MQYLSPFILSFVVIFLNQFTFSEFHESSTHHDVKLTSSALNKIERSVDTKLQQKKSELADIQKVYENLLAPVTEPEPCGIRVLRCSNCHRIGHKAEGNSGKKSCPNDICTNYFKCGQERFHNDFRQEKRKVEDNMKTLKREIKDLEAEKAMLESYQMNTNSFASVMRDRLKKSNPSKYSKSSFLLKDIIILKKHYKNEIPPPSINDAEEFARIIERYTNQENEWKNNHSEPTSAADYQFATNETQPKKPKLQNPYQYPQFFPLPFSPAFYPFPYQLSNLHPPFPIPSPVQAPIQLPPTPVQSVDPNLYRPNSVPTCTISSNEDNCNPFENNQLHLLASAASVQGIAESDGDNSDIEQRDPAENDDSEEQKDKNA; this is encoded by the coding sequence ATGCAATACTTGAGTCCCTTCATTTTATCTTTTgtagtgatatttttaaatcaattcacTTTTTCAGAATTCCATGAGTCTTCTACACACCATGATGTAAAACTTACATCTTCAGCATTAAATAAGATTGAAAGATCTGTAGACACAAAACTACAACAAAAGAAAAGTGAACTTGCAGATATACAAAAGGTGTATGAGAATTTGTTGGCACCAGTTACTGAACCAGAGCCGTGTGGAATTAGGGTATTAAGATGTTCGAATTGCCACAGAATTGGCCACAAAGCTGAAGGTAACTCTGGTAAAAAATCTTGCCCaaatgatatatgtacaaactACTTCAAATGCGGGCAAGAGCGCTTCCATAATGACTTTCGGCAGGAGAAGAGAAAGGTAGAAGATAACATGAAAACTcttaaaagagaaataaaagaTCTTGAGGCGGAGAAGGCTATGCTAGAATCCTATCAAATGAATACCAATTCCTTTGCATCAGTTATGCGCGACCGTCTTAAGAAATCAAATCCCTCTAAATACTCCAAGAGCTCATTTCTACTAAAAGATATAATTATTCTGAAAAAACACTACAAAAATGAAATACCTCCTCCTTCAATAAATGATGCTGAAGAATTTGCACGTATTATAGAAAGATACACCAACCAGGAAAACGAGTGGAAGAATAATCATTCTGAGCCAACATCAGCTGCAGATTATCAATTTGCCACGAATGAAACACAACCAAAAAAGCCTAAATTGCAAAATCCGTATCAATATCCACAATTCTTCCCCCTTCCATTTTCACCAGCATTTTATCCCTTCCCCTACCAATTATCCAATTTGCATCCTCCTTTTCCAATACCATCACCAGTCCAGGCACCCATTCAATTACCTCCTACACCTGTGCAGTCAGTTGATCCAAATTTATATCGTCCAAATTCAGTACCCACATGCACCATATCGTCTAATGAGGACAATTGCAACCCATTTGAAAACAACCAACTGCATTTGCTTGCAAGTGCAGCATCAGTCCAGGGCATTGCTGAATCAGATGGGGACAATAGTGATATAGAACAAAGAGATCCAGCTGAAAATGATGATAGTGAAGAACAGAAAGACAAAAATGCATAA